The Dendropsophus ebraccatus isolate aDenEbr1 chromosome 3, aDenEbr1.pat, whole genome shotgun sequence genomic interval GTCTTCTTacgctttatttttttaaattacaaaatgGACATAGTGTGGACACAAAGTGAGAAGACGCTACGTTCACGTTCTGCTCACTTTATGTTCACACCATGTCCGTTTTGTAATTAAAGAAATAAAGCGTAAGACAACATCCAGGGTGAGTGCAACTTCTTCTCTACTAGATTTTTGGATTTTCTCTGACCTTGCTAAGTTAACACCGCCGATGTAGCCTACCCGACTGAGACTTTTTGTGTGGTCATATTCACATTGTGAACCTGTAGTGCCGCCGCTTCCTAGGTGTTTGCGCTCAGAAGTAAAGCCCCTAATACatggacctgtcaggtcagcactccctTGTTCCTCATaccctgctcgctgctggcgcGTATACGCTGACAGCGAACAGGTAAGTGGGAAAGGTGGTGCCCAGGCGATCATCAGAttttccgggcagcccataggagatagtatCAGTCTCAGCTGaaagttgtcttctattacatgaagcgattatcgcccGAAATGGCCAATGTAAGccaaatatggacgataatcgctttgtgtaatagggcctttaggcctcATCTCCTTGTAGATTGGCAGTATCTACTGGATTTACAATGCTCCTGTGGTTATCTACTCCTTGGTGGCAGAGGACAAAGCCTGTCTTTATGTGTTAATTGagatcagtggcagattataatgactCGAGTTGCcacccggggcccaaggctcctgGCGGGCCCACAGCCATCCAAACCGCACACATCTGCTCGTGTACTGCACATCACTCggtgggcccaccagaggataaTCTGATGGGCCCAGACTGATATGCATCAACAGGGCTGTCCCTTAGCGCAATATTCAATTGTGTGAGCACCGAGTGCTGACTGGCTGCTGGGAATTCTGGCGCAGGCAGCGTCTATAACACACACTGCTTGTGCTGTAAGACATAAGAGGAAAGGCGTGCCAGGAAAGCTGCAACAGGGGAGCATGtggctggtgatttttttttaaagtaatttataATCAAATTTATCGACATGGGGGCCATGTACTACAGGAGGTACTACATCTACTATAGGGTGAACTGAACTAGGGGCCATACACTAATTGGCGGTGATACTATGGGCAATACGATGGGCAATCTATtaaaggggggctacacagggagaCTACACGGGTAGCCATGTACTAaagggtgactacacagggggccatctactatagggtggGCTAAACTGaggaccatctactaaagggtgGACTACACTGGggcccatctactaaagggggattacacaggggaccatctactataaggggactacactgggggcaatCCACTAAAGGTGGACTCCActggggaccatctactatatggggactacatgggggacCATCCACTAAAGAGTGGActttacagggggccatctactaatggGTGGGCTACACTGGGGGTTGTTTACtgaagggggactacactgggggccatctactataggaggatctacacaaggggccatctactatacggggactacacagagggccatctactatagaagGACTACACAAGGGGCCATTTACTATAGGGAGACTACCCAGAGGACCATCTACTATAGAAGGATTACATAGGAGGCTATCTATTATAGGGGGATGCGAGCGAGCTTGGCGCTCTAGGTACCTTTCTCTAGTCATCTAGAAGGTCCTTACCTAGTTTGAAGTAGCAGCCAGAGCTTTTACCTGAAGACATCACAGAGTGTGGGAGGTAAAAATAGGCtgcttattattttctatgcaacctcagaaatatctaaaaaaaaaaatatgaatgccCGGAGTACCCCCTCTAACTTTTATAGGTgtgaacctattttttttttttataattcttacAAAAATATCCATATTTGGGCATTTTTGGTACCCTTACAATGAGTAAAGTGGACcaccattttaataaaaaaaaaaaataatataattaatAACATTTCATGACTAATGCCTTGGTACAAATTGTTGTAATActaatatgtgtactttttatatttttttccttacATAATAATGCATTttgttacaggaaaaaaaaagttttgcgcTCTTGCGCTGTTTTTGAACATCCTATTTAACTTATTTACAATTTTTAAGTCACCGCAATGGTACTTGAGCATATACTTGCATGATTAATCTAATAATAAACTGCAATACTTCTTTATTACAGAGGCATTCCTGTATTGCAGACCTTGGGGGGGGGAATCTTACCTCATTAGACTCCACTTCCATAGGAAATAACGGTCAGGCCTCTGTCTCCCACCCTAGAGTCTCAGATGCTGCAGCTAAGGGCCCAActccatggagcaataatcggtcgaatcaggccgatttggccgattatcgctccggtaatagagacaacaatcagccgatgacaacgatcatcggctgattgtgtctttaggtctggCCTGTAAGTAAGCTCACAGACCactttgggcaagggctgcacagacatcgctaatgatgtccctgcatccCTATTACACGatcatcaagccgtgtaataggctcaggaagcgagtgccgatctaggtGATCAGCGCTCATTGACACATGTTGCAGAATTCCTGCACAGCACAGTTACGGTGCCTGGCACTAAGTACATAGCACTAGCACCTTAAATGTTCCATCAATGAGTTATAGAGCTATTTGTAAATGTATAATTCTCACCCAGATATGACTAATGCTGTGTTTTATTATTCACTTTGATATAATTGGCCTTATATTTTGTATGTTATAATCAttgaaataacaaataaaaaagtaACTAGACAGATTTAGTAATAGGAAACGATAAAGTTTTACCGCCCACTATAAATGAGCATCCTTCTCTCCTAAATGATGCAATGAGTAAGAGAAGTTAATTAAACCCTACACAATATATCGGAATAAATGTAATCCTTCCCCATCAGCGAAGCATTAACTGATCCAGAAGGGAGGAAGACACCCACTATGATTCCTTTGTAATTGCTCTAGGTTGTTGACACATTATACTCCAGGAATATAAGGTGTGTTTGACATTCTGTGACAAATAGACTGTCATTGCCTTATAACAGATTCAATACATGACAATTCTTTAGCTTTCTCAGTACTTCAATACTTCTATACATTTTTTCCTATAATAAAATAGGAAATAAAAATATACTAAACAGAACACCGGAGATTCACTCATTTAAAAAAAGTATGTAGGTAGCTGTCCTTCGCCAAGAAGGAAAAGAGCTTAAGAGAGTGAAAATATAAAACAAccaatttaaagggttattccgctcaaatgtaattttttactttgcttcccatggtgagactaacaattccttccatacttgttgttatctattcagtctccttcccccagttctgagcttctcctttctgctgaagacacaagaaactgtgtgtgagcttttctctctgtctccccctccctttcaagacgactgatgtaaaaaagtcccttGCAGACTTATCAGCAACTTTTTAGCTTCTttctaatgctgggagggttaacctgaggtcaagttgctgaggaACTCACAATGAATACCCCTCCCAgtgttacaaagttgcagatagggacttgtttacatcagccgtctcataagggggggtgagggggagatggagagaaaaactcacacataatttttttgtgtcttttgcagaaagcagcagctcagaactaggggaaggagaccacatacataataacaagtatggaatgaattgttagtctcctacTTGGCAGCATGAAAAAGTGCATCTGAAAAGttacgtttgagtggaatacccctttaggctatgttcacactacgtaagtttccggccgtagcgcgttccgtgaataagcggccggagatttacgtagtttgcgtacaatggaaagtatacgatctacggctgcacagttcacactacataagaacttacgcccggatcgtatgcggcgctgtaaaaaattaaccagaccattgtttcaggatggaaatgccgtaacttacgcccgtagcgtaacatgcggtcccgtacgtagtggtgatttcttcatttttgcacttttctttgccgatccaaaaggttctgtggggtgtccggggctagccgaagatatccaagtaaaagaccgctgtcagatcgctacgtacggcgctcgggaagcgtaagaagactacgggcgtaagttcatgGAACggacgtagccggccgcaacttaagTAAAtgcccggccggagtttcacacgtatatgtctggccgcgtaaaatggacatatacgtagtgtgaacatagcccaaagccgTGTTTACACGTACCACATCTACAGCAAATTTCAtgatgcaagtttgcagcgaaatccactgcggataccttcccattcacttcattgggaTGACATACTCGTAGTGGGCTtgtcagtgtgctgccctgccctTCCATCAATAAATtagaagttatactgaatcttatcccattaagatatatatcaatctgctcagctcttctgctctattaagggaatctgtcactgggtTTATGTTGTCTTTAATAGGGGCAGGATAaaatagtgatataaatgctgaacagatcggtgtattacattattctgtttagccattctcctaatatgcagtagaataggattcttgccgcacccctccccccgccctcaagctgctaattgacagttgactgcctatacacagcatggatagataactgccaatcagcagccggtAGGCGGGGTtttgtttctcatgaatatccagaactactgggctcatgcacataatggagaagactacttattgtccatgttttacaggaggatatctcagaatcagctgcacagaacagtgtaagtgatacatcaatctgttcagcttctgtcactagtttatgctacaccacaaacctactgacagagtctctttaaaataatgctgatagcttaggtagcattttcatggtgatgggcTGACTTTAAGGGACTCCACGCACAGGCATATTATGGCTACAAGACCAAGCCTGACTCCGGGCTTGATAACCAAAACTAATAGCTGTCCTATTGGGTCATCATACTGGCACCCAGGCCAGGAACTGTGGCCACAATACACCTATGTGTGGGGCCCCTAAGAAAACATCTATTTTGATTGGATTTGTAGCCTTTGGATTCATACTAATTACCAATATATTACCATCATTTACCCTAATCCCTAAAATAAAACTTGTCCCTCGACATAAGGATTTAGTGGCAGAAACACACGAGAATAGGGAATTCTCATAATTACTTCCTGTCCGTTCCTCCTAGATCTGCACGTCTCTCGAGGGGCTCCCTTagaggaagaagcagaggtatAGCAGAGTATAAAACCTCATATGCGTACATGACTTCAAATATTCTTTCGCAGAGGTCATGGTTCCGCTCGCTGTTTCGACAGATAATATTGGAAACATCTTCCTTTTGTTCTTTCAAGCCTGTTTGGCCACCATGATCGTGATCTGTAATATTATGGTGTTTGGGGCCATTATATCCACTGGTTCTTTTAAGAGAGAGAAGCGCTTTGTATATATGCTGAGCACCTGTATATCAGACTTCTGCACCGGCGTTACGTGGTACTACATTGGCATGTTTGATGTCAGAGACAATTTTCCGCGGAAAAACGACACCAAGTTTATAGCGGCAAATTTTATGGGTATCTCTTACCTTACAATCCTGGCGGCTCAGGCTGATCGATACTGTGCCGTCACTTTCCCGATGTGGTATTTCCATAAAATTACTACACTCAAGACGGTCGGGATTCTGGTTGCTATATGGTCTTATACTTTTGTGGTCTTAATTTCTCAAAACTTGACGGCATCCGGTATAGCTCTTAAGATCCAGCTGATAGGTATGCTTCTATGGTCTCTGATCACTTACACCGTAATGGTAGGTCTCAACATCAAACTTTTTCTTGTAGCCAAATATCAGCTTAATAGGGTGGAAGCCTCAAACAAGGACTCGAAGAAGACCTCTCTGTATCTGATTATAGCTGTGGCAGCCAGCTTCATTTTGCTGTGGGCTCCTGTATTCCTGAGGTCTATTGTCTGTATCCTGACCTATGTTGACTGGTGCATTCCCAGTAGTAACATATGTACTGATCTTATTGCTATTCTCCCGCGTATTAATGCTGTTTTGACTCCATTGCTTTACATTACTGGATGTGCTCCTATAAGAAAGACTCTCCGGGAGAagttctgctgctgttgctccatgTAGGTCATTGAAATCCATAGCAATATATTGTGGTCGTATGtcttatgtttttatatttttaatagttTATATACAAATAGAGGGGAGCATCATATTTtatttctacatatatatatatatatatatatatatatatatatatacacagaatgcATACACCGAATGTGGGTCGCTTTCacaatacaatacagtagcccgatgctttattattattattattattattattattatatatttttattggtgGCATAAGAGAATATTGTACATATATACTGATGCAGAAAAACATCATACTGCATGTCAGGTATTACAGTGATCATTGCCATTGTGCACAATGGTTCAACCATTTTATaataaagattaaaggggtactccggcgaaaatctttttctttcaaatcaactggtttcagaaagttatatagatttgtaaattacttctatttaggagtctccagtcttccagtacttatgagctgttgtataccctgcaggaagtggtgtattctttccagtctgacacagtgctccttgctgccacctctgtccatgtcaggaactgtccagagcaggagaggtttttaatgggaatttgctgctgctctggacagttcctgtctcggacagaagatgtcagtagagagctcTGACAGCACCACTatggtctccagtttgggtgcaggttttgtaatgctgcgtttacacggaacgattatcgtgctaatttgcacgataacgatcgaattctaatgataatcgtacgtataaacgcagcgaacgatcaagcgacgagtgagaaatcgttcattttgatctcccaacatgttctaaaatcgtcgttcgcaaaaaaaaacttgcagatcgttccgtgtaaacagtcgttcaccgatttcacctatgtgcgagataggcttaatcgATTTTTCCATACactatatcgttccgtctaaacgctgattgttctaaaaggcggtgtgtgtgaacctagcctttctgtgtttacaacccactcctggttggggttgaaaaaagactgactgaaagaaatactatgtgtgaacatggccatatgcTTGTTTTCACCACAGGTAGCCTTTTGCTGGCTACCTATTGGGAGCAAATTTAGTTCAAGATTATGTCTGTCATTtcttatgttgttgtttttttttgttacatgttATGTACTTAAACCCATTTTGTTCATGTACAGAACCCTAGAATTATTGGTGCTTTTAAATGacaatacatacagtacttttaatgtaatttatattatatattactgtTCGTAGTGACAACTTAAGCCATAAACATACCACATATCATAAAGAAgctttaaatatttttatcttttataGAGGTTGGAAAGTGAAAAATAACTTGGTGGGGTCTGAGGAAAACACAGATGTATTTGCTATCACCAGATAGAGGGAGAATATGGGACTCTTGCCAGAAAACCATCAAATCTACAAAGGTAAATTATATTTTCAGAGTCACTGCCATAAATTGGAGTCACCTTtatatataacctgtgtataatatTATGTGACAGCAATAACATACTAAATTATATCTCTTATCAAGCTTGTCTCaacaatatttaacccct includes:
- the LOC138786408 gene encoding melanocortin receptor 4-like, coding for MVPLAVSTDNIGNIFLLFFQACLATMIVICNIMVFGAIISTGSFKREKRFVYMLSTCISDFCTGVTWYYIGMFDVRDNFPRKNDTKFIAANFMGISYLTILAAQADRYCAVTFPMWYFHKITTLKTVGILVAIWSYTFVVLISQNLTASGIALKIQLIGMLLWSLITYTVMVGLNIKLFLVAKYQLNRVEASNKDSKKTSLYLIIAVAASFILLWAPVFLRSIVCILTYVDWCIPSSNICTDLIAILPRINAVLTPLLYITGCAPIRKTLREKFCCCCSM